Proteins co-encoded in one Bubalus bubalis isolate 160015118507 breed Murrah chromosome 7, NDDB_SH_1, whole genome shotgun sequence genomic window:
- the LOC102408967 gene encoding LOW QUALITY PROTEIN: all-trans-retinol dehydrogenase [NAD(+)] ADH7 (The sequence of the model RefSeq protein was modified relative to this genomic sequence to represent the inferred CDS: inserted 1 base in 1 codon; substituted 1 base at 1 genomic stop codon) — translation MGTAGKVIKCKVALLWEQKKLFSIEIQVVPPKAKEVRIKVLAMGICQTDDHGXKGAIVSKFSVIVGHEATGVVDSIGEGVTTVKPDDKVIPHFLPPCRECNACRNPDGNPCIRTDITGHGVLADGSPRFTCKGKPVYHFLSTSTFTEYTAVDETSIAKSDDAAPPEKVCLTGCGFSTGHRATIKIGKVTPGSMCVVFGLGGVGLSVIMGCNSAGASRIVGADLNKDKFEKAMAVGATECISPKDFTKPISEVLSEMTGDTKGCSFEVIGHLETMVRALMPLHLQHELSGQYGVRGPPSAKMLTYXPVLLFTGYMWKGCIFEGWKSRNYVPNLVTDFLEKKFDLDQLITHDLPFRKINERFELLNSGQSIQTVLTF, via the exons atgggCACTGCTGGGA AGGTTATTAAATGTAAAGTGGCTCTGCTATGGGAACAGAAGAAACTCTTTTCCATTGAGATACAAGTTGTTCCACCAAAGGCAAAAGAAGTCCGTATTAAG GTGTTGGCAATGGGAATCTGTCAAACAGATGACCATGGATAAAAGGGAGCAATAGTGTCTAAGTTTTCAGTGATTGTGGGACATGAAGCCACTGGGGTTGTAgacagcattggagaaggagtcACTACAGTGAAACCAG ATGACAAAGTCATCCCCCACTTTCTGCCTCCGTGTAGAGAATGCAATGCTTGTCGCAACCCAGATGGCAACCCTTGTATAAGGACAGA CATCACTGGTCATGGAGTTCTGGCTGATGGCAGCCCCAGATTTACATGCAAGGGCAAGCCAGTCTATCACTTCTTGAGCACCAGTACATTCACTGAGTACACGGCAGTGGATGAAACTTCCATCGCTAAGAGTGATGATGCAGCTCCTCCTGAGAAAGTCTGTTTAACTGGATGTGGATTTTCCACTGGACACAGGGCCACTATTAAGATTGGCAAG GTCACCCCTGGCTCAATGTGTGTGGTCTTTGGCCTGGGAGGAGTTGGCCTTTCGGTCATCATGGGCTGTAATTCAGCTGGTGCATCCAGGATTGTTGGGGCTGACCTCAACAAAGACAAGTTTGAAAAGGCCATGGCTGTAGGAGCCACtgagtgcatcagccccaaggaCTTCACCAAGCCCATCAGTGAGGTGCTGTCAGAAATGACAGGTGACACTAAGGGCTGCAGTTTTGAAGTTATTGGGCATCTTGAAACTATGGTAAGAGC ACTGATGCCTTTGCATCTGCAACATGAACTAAGTGGTCAGTATGGTGTCAGGGGTCCTCCATCAGCCAAGATGCTCACTT ACCCAGTGCTGCTCTTCACTGGATACATGTGGAAGGGATGCATTTTTGAAG GTTGGAAAAGCAGAAATTATGTTCCAAACCTAGTGACTGATTTCCTGGAAAAGAAATTTGACCTGGACCAATTGATAACACATGATTTACCttttagaaaaatcaatgaaagattTGAACTGCTTAACTCAGGACAAAG